In Mastigocladopsis repens PCC 10914, a single window of DNA contains:
- the asnS gene encoding asparagine--tRNA ligase, with protein MVNRRIAEILRSGQPDEWLIVQGWVRTKRELKGFSFIEVNDGSSLASLQVVLNQDLPDYDDILKKLNTGASLEVAGVLVASVGKGQRIELKVEKVKVYGEADPETYPLQKKRHSFEFLRTIGHLRSRTNSFGAVFRVRNACATAIHQFFQERGFLWVHTPIITANDCEGAGELFSVTSLDLKDVPRTETKAIDYSKDFFAKPTYLTVSGQLEAEVMAMAFTNVYTFGPTFRAENSNTSRHLAEFWMVEPEMAFCQLKEDMDLAEAFLKHIFKYVLETCPEDMEFFNQRIDNTVLATADNIINNEFERITYTEAIKLLEKADVKFEYPVSWGLDLQSEHERYLCEQLFKKPVIVSNYPAQIKAFYMRLDDDEKTVAAMDILAPKIGEIIGGSQREERLDVLERRILAQGMKPEDLWWYLDLRRFGTVPHAGFGLGFERLVQFMTGMGNIRDVIPFPRTPENAEF; from the coding sequence ATGGTAAATCGACGGATTGCAGAAATATTGCGAAGTGGTCAACCTGATGAGTGGCTGATAGTTCAAGGCTGGGTTCGCACCAAACGGGAATTAAAAGGATTTTCTTTTATAGAAGTAAATGACGGCTCATCCTTGGCTAGTTTGCAAGTGGTACTCAATCAGGATTTGCCAGACTACGATGATATTTTGAAAAAGCTCAATACTGGTGCTTCCTTGGAAGTGGCTGGAGTACTGGTAGCATCTGTTGGTAAAGGACAGCGGATCGAGTTGAAAGTAGAAAAAGTGAAAGTTTACGGGGAAGCTGATCCCGAAACATATCCCCTGCAAAAGAAACGCCATTCCTTTGAGTTTCTGCGAACTATTGGACATTTGCGATCGCGTACCAATTCCTTTGGTGCAGTTTTCCGCGTCAGAAACGCCTGCGCTACTGCTATCCACCAATTCTTCCAAGAACGCGGCTTTTTGTGGGTACACACTCCCATTATCACCGCTAACGATTGCGAAGGTGCAGGTGAATTGTTCAGCGTGACGAGTTTGGATCTCAAAGATGTTCCTCGCACAGAAACCAAAGCCATAGATTATAGTAAAGACTTTTTTGCCAAACCAACATATTTAACAGTCAGCGGTCAGCTAGAAGCCGAAGTCATGGCGATGGCGTTTACGAACGTCTACACCTTCGGTCCTACCTTCCGTGCAGAAAACTCCAACACCTCCCGCCACTTGGCAGAATTTTGGATGGTAGAACCAGAGATGGCTTTCTGTCAACTCAAGGAAGATATGGATTTAGCCGAGGCGTTTCTCAAACATATTTTTAAATATGTCTTGGAAACTTGCCCGGAAGACATGGAATTTTTCAATCAACGTATTGATAATACTGTATTGGCAACAGCGGACAATATTATTAATAATGAATTTGAGCGCATAACTTATACGGAAGCCATCAAACTGTTAGAAAAAGCTGATGTTAAGTTTGAATATCCTGTAAGTTGGGGCTTGGATTTACAATCAGAACACGAACGCTATCTTTGCGAACAACTTTTCAAAAAGCCGGTCATCGTCAGCAATTATCCAGCGCAAATCAAAGCTTTTTATATGCGCTTAGATGACGATGAAAAAACCGTTGCTGCAATGGATATTCTCGCGCCTAAAATTGGCGAAATTATCGGTGGTTCTCAACGCGAAGAACGCTTAGATGTTCTTGAACGCCGCATACTCGCACAAGGGATGAAGCCAGAAGATTTGTGGTGGTATCTTGATTTGCGCCGCTTTGGAACTGTCCCCCACGCAGGTTTTGGTTTGGGTTTTGAACGACTGGTGCAATTTATGACGGGGATGGGAAATATCAGAGATGTCATTCCTTTCCCACGTACGCCAGAAAATGCTGAGTTTTAA
- a CDS encoding LysR family transcriptional regulator substrate-binding protein: MTPIGEQVIQEARQVLHLLEVIQEKANQEKGLQTGQVRVACVRSIATHVLPKVIALFRQKFPTISVVMTECDRYAQVEQALREGQADIGFTLLPTTTEFETWELFRDEFVVLLPPGSIAPGVSLSWEQLAEYPMIVNLRSPQHNKTVHAHFLQFGQTLKIDYEVREDSTILSMVMQGLGATVMAQLAAEPIPEGIEVRSLPVLLERVIGVAILADALLPRAVFAFLDILKVG, translated from the coding sequence TTGACGCCAATTGGAGAGCAGGTGATTCAGGAAGCGCGTCAAGTTCTGCATTTGTTAGAGGTGATTCAGGAAAAAGCCAACCAGGAGAAAGGATTACAAACTGGACAAGTTCGGGTTGCTTGTGTTCGGAGCATCGCAACTCACGTACTACCAAAGGTCATCGCTCTTTTTCGCCAGAAGTTCCCAACCATTAGCGTTGTGATGACCGAGTGCGATCGATATGCACAGGTAGAACAGGCACTGCGAGAAGGTCAGGCGGATATCGGCTTCACGTTGTTGCCAACTACAACAGAGTTTGAGACGTGGGAGCTATTTCGAGATGAGTTTGTCGTACTGCTTCCGCCTGGTTCAATAGCTCCTGGTGTGTCACTCAGTTGGGAACAGTTAGCAGAGTACCCAATGATTGTGAATCTTCGCAGTCCCCAGCACAACAAGACAGTCCACGCTCATTTTTTGCAATTTGGTCAAACTCTCAAGATTGACTACGAGGTGAGGGAAGATTCGACCATTCTCAGCATGGTCATGCAAGGATTGGGGGCGACTGTAATGGCTCAACTAGCGGCTGAACCAATACCAGAAGGGATAGAAGTGAGGAGTTTGCCAGTGCTGCTTGAGCGAGTTATCGGGGTAGCCATCCTAGCAGATGCCTTATTACCGAGAGCAGTCTTTGCTTTTCTGGACATCCTCAAAGTTGGTTGA
- a CDS encoding NIL domain-containing protein, which translates to MAIPSKQGKCTIDFRDNRRTTTRIKVRIPKELHEQPVISRLISYCGITVNIAAAKLNGHMPQQGCFDLELRGTVFQIASALTYLNELNLEISHQFITEEDGW; encoded by the coding sequence ATGGCAATTCCAAGCAAGCAGGGTAAATGTACTATCGATTTTCGAGACAACCGACGCACTACAACTCGCATTAAAGTTCGTATTCCCAAGGAGTTGCACGAACAGCCCGTCATTTCACGGCTTATTTCCTATTGCGGCATCACAGTAAATATCGCAGCAGCCAAGTTGAATGGTCATATGCCGCAACAAGGCTGCTTTGATTTGGAACTAAGGGGAACAGTTTTCCAGATTGCTAGCGCCTTAACCTACCTTAATGAACTGAATTTAGAAATTTCGCACCAATTCATTACTGAAGAAGACGGTTGGTAA
- a CDS encoding response regulator transcription factor, with translation MKEPSMKDHKRLLLIDDDPNLILLVKDYLEFRGYDVITAENGREALEILEQDIPDMIICDVMMPEMDGYTFVEQVRQNERTSWIPVLFLSAKGQSADRVKGLNKGADVYMVKPFEPEELVAQVESSLKQTIRWKEHQAKGGENGSRIQVPFDVQLTPTELKVVQFVARGLANREIAEELNVSQRTVESHVSNMLGKTNLHNRTELARWAIENQMA, from the coding sequence ATGAAAGAACCCAGCATGAAAGATCACAAACGACTTCTACTGATTGATGATGACCCTAACCTCATCTTGCTGGTGAAGGATTATTTGGAATTCCGGGGTTATGATGTTATCACTGCTGAAAATGGTCGAGAAGCACTGGAAATTTTAGAGCAGGATATTCCAGACATGATCATTTGCGACGTGATGATGCCGGAAATGGACGGGTATACTTTTGTCGAACAAGTCCGGCAAAACGAACGCACCAGCTGGATTCCCGTTCTCTTCCTTTCAGCTAAGGGACAAAGCGCAGACCGAGTTAAAGGTCTGAATAAAGGTGCTGATGTGTATATGGTCAAGCCTTTTGAGCCAGAAGAATTGGTAGCACAAGTAGAATCTTCTCTGAAGCAAACCATTCGCTGGAAAGAACACCAAGCAAAAGGAGGGGAAAACGGTTCCCGCATCCAAGTTCCCTTTGATGTACAGTTAACCCCAACAGAACTCAAAGTCGTGCAATTTGTGGCTAGAGGTTTAGCTAACCGCGAAATTGCTGAAGAATTAAATGTCAGCCAACGCACGGTAGAAAGCCATGTGTCCAATATGTTGGGCAAAACCAATCTCCACAATCGCACTGAACTAGCGCGATGGGCAATTGAAAATCAAATGGCGTAA
- a CDS encoding ferredoxin encodes MSNTTVIQSCLQIQQTTKPPANKALSISTETLGLSKIQRDIFIYAVQTVSKCFSKQARLRFWEYLKKRFKQLNLHQGQESSLSCIFRNKVNGLPVCCSRLIIKDYPDAAVRYRPTTPEVIERIIREHLLGNKVVEEYAFLTHPLPESSLVRREKLIEA; translated from the coding sequence TTGAGTAACACTACAGTGATCCAGTCCTGCCTTCAGATACAACAGACCACTAAACCACCAGCGAATAAAGCCCTAAGTATTTCTACAGAAACTTTAGGACTGTCGAAAATTCAGAGGGACATTTTTATCTACGCTGTCCAGACAGTTTCTAAATGCTTCTCAAAACAAGCTCGTTTGCGATTTTGGGAATACTTGAAAAAGCGCTTCAAACAGCTAAATCTTCACCAAGGGCAAGAGAGCAGTCTTAGTTGCATCTTTAGAAATAAAGTCAACGGCTTGCCAGTTTGCTGTTCTAGACTGATAATAAAGGATTACCCGGATGCTGCTGTGCGGTATCGCCCAACAACCCCGGAAGTCATTGAGCGGATTATACGAGAACACTTATTAGGCAACAAGGTGGTAGAAGAATATGCATTTTTAACCCATCCTTTGCCAGAAAGTTCCCTAGTTCGTCGTGAAAAGCTTATAGAAGCTTAA
- the groES gene encoding co-chaperone GroES produces MAAVSLSVSTVKPLGDRVFVKVSAAEEKTAGGLYLPDNAKEKPQVGEVVAVGDGKLKDDGARQSLDVKVGDKVLYSKYAGTDIKLGTDEYVLLSEKDILAIVS; encoded by the coding sequence ATGGCAGCTGTATCTCTAAGCGTTTCTACAGTTAAACCCCTGGGCGATCGCGTATTTGTCAAAGTGAGCGCCGCTGAAGAAAAGACCGCTGGTGGTCTGTATTTGCCCGACAACGCAAAAGAAAAACCCCAAGTAGGCGAAGTTGTCGCTGTCGGCGATGGCAAGCTCAAAGATGACGGTGCTCGTCAGTCACTGGATGTCAAAGTGGGAGACAAAGTTCTCTACTCTAAGTACGCTGGTACCGACATCAAACTCGGAACCGACGAATACGTCCTGCTTTCTGAAAAAGACATTCTAGCAATCGTTTCATAG
- the groL gene encoding chaperonin GroEL (60 kDa chaperone family; promotes refolding of misfolded polypeptides especially under stressful conditions; forms two stacked rings of heptamers to form a barrel-shaped 14mer; ends can be capped by GroES; misfolded proteins enter the barrel where they are refolded when GroES binds), translated as MAKRIIYNENARRALERGMDILAEAVAVTLGPKGRNVVLEKKFGAPQIINDGVTIAKEIELEDHVENTGVALIRQAASKTNDAAGDGTTTATVLAHAVVKEGLRNVAAGANAILLKRGIDKATNFLVEKIKEHARPVEDSKAIAQVGAISAGNDEEVGQMIAEAMDKVGKEGVISLEEGKSMTTELEITEGMRFDKGYISPYFATDPERMEAIFDEPFILLTDKKIALVQDLVPVLEQVARAGRPLMIIAEDIEKEALATLVVNRLRGVLNVAAVKAPGFGDRRKAMLEDIAVLTGGQVITEDAGLKLESTKLDALGKARRITITKDNTTIVAEGNEAGVKARIEQIRRQIEETESSYDKEKLQERLAKLAGGVAVVKVGAATETEMKDKKLRLEDAINATKAAVEEGIVPGGGTTLAHLSPALEEWANSNLKDEELTGALIVSRALAAPLKRIAENAGQNGAVIAERVKEKDFNTGFDAAQNEFVNMFDAGIVDPAKVTRSALQNAASIAGMVLTTECIVVDKPEPKDNAPAGAGAGMGGGDFDY; from the coding sequence ATGGCAAAGCGCATTATCTACAACGAAAACGCACGTCGTGCCCTAGAAAGAGGCATGGATATTCTGGCTGAGGCTGTAGCCGTTACCCTCGGTCCTAAAGGTCGGAACGTAGTGCTAGAGAAAAAGTTTGGCGCACCACAAATTATCAATGATGGTGTGACCATTGCTAAAGAAATTGAATTGGAAGACCACGTCGAAAATACTGGCGTTGCTTTGATCCGTCAAGCGGCTTCCAAGACCAACGATGCTGCTGGTGATGGCACCACAACTGCGACCGTTTTGGCTCACGCAGTGGTAAAAGAAGGCTTGCGGAACGTTGCAGCAGGTGCAAATGCCATTTTGCTGAAGCGTGGTATTGATAAGGCTACCAACTTCTTGGTAGAGAAAATCAAAGAACACGCTCGTCCTGTAGAAGATTCCAAAGCAATTGCTCAGGTTGGTGCAATCTCTGCTGGTAACGACGAAGAAGTCGGTCAGATGATTGCCGAAGCAATGGATAAGGTGGGCAAAGAAGGTGTGATTTCCTTGGAAGAAGGGAAGTCCATGACCACCGAATTGGAAATCACCGAAGGGATGCGCTTTGACAAAGGCTACATCTCTCCCTACTTCGCAACCGACCCTGAGCGGATGGAAGCAATTTTCGATGAGCCTTTCATCCTGCTGACCGATAAGAAAATTGCTCTGGTACAAGACCTAGTACCAGTACTCGAGCAAGTTGCTCGTGCTGGTCGTCCTCTGATGATTATCGCCGAAGATATCGAGAAAGAAGCTTTGGCAACCCTGGTTGTGAACCGCCTGCGTGGTGTGCTCAACGTGGCTGCTGTGAAAGCTCCTGGCTTTGGCGATCGCCGCAAAGCGATGCTGGAAGATATCGCCGTCCTGACTGGTGGTCAAGTCATCACCGAAGATGCTGGTTTGAAGCTGGAAAGCACCAAGCTGGATGCACTGGGTAAAGCTCGTCGCATCACCATCACCAAAGACAACACCACCATTGTTGCCGAAGGTAACGAAGCTGGTGTTAAGGCTCGTATCGAGCAAATTCGCCGTCAAATCGAAGAAACCGAATCTTCCTACGACAAAGAGAAGCTGCAAGAGCGTCTGGCTAAACTAGCTGGTGGTGTCGCCGTTGTTAAAGTGGGTGCTGCTACCGAAACCGAAATGAAGGATAAGAAGCTGCGCCTAGAAGACGCCATCAACGCAACCAAAGCTGCTGTGGAAGAAGGTATCGTTCCTGGCGGTGGTACAACACTGGCTCACCTGTCTCCTGCGCTCGAAGAATGGGCAAACAGCAACCTCAAAGATGAAGAGTTGACTGGTGCGTTGATTGTATCGCGCGCCTTGGCTGCTCCTCTCAAGAGAATTGCTGAAAACGCTGGTCAAAATGGTGCTGTCATTGCTGAGCGAGTGAAGGAGAAAGACTTCAACACTGGTTTCGATGCTGCTCAGAACGAATTTGTCAATATGTTTGATGCTGGTATTGTTGACCCAGCCAAAGTGACTCGTTCTGCTCTGCAGAACGCTGCTTCCATTGCTGGTATGGTGTTGACTACCGAATGCATCGTGGTTGACAAGCCTGAGCCTAAGGATAACGCTCCTGCTGGCGCTGGCGCTGGTATGGGCGGCGGCGACTTCGATTATTAA
- a CDS encoding ATP-binding cassette domain-containing protein has translation MNPPTPIFELKNVTKQFGTFQSLTDINLQIYPGERVALVGSSGAGKSTLISLLNGTLQPTKGEVWVLLIATWHVYVLEDVCKVSIPTSPGDCKSRLYRQNPPTRV, from the coding sequence ATGAACCCACCTACACCAATTTTTGAACTTAAAAACGTCACCAAACAATTTGGAACCTTCCAATCTCTCACTGACATCAACTTGCAAATTTATCCAGGTGAACGAGTCGCCCTTGTGGGTTCCAGTGGTGCAGGGAAAAGTACCTTAATTAGCTTACTCAACGGTACACTGCAACCCACAAAAGGGGAAGTGTGGGTACTTTTGATCGCAACTTGGCACGTCTATGTCTTAGAGGATGTTTGTAAAGTATCCATTCCTACTAGCCCTGGCGACTGTAAGTCGCGGCTATACAGACAAAATCCGCCTACGAGGGTTTAA
- a CDS encoding glutathione peroxidase, with protein sequence MFSNREGQRVPNITFRLRQDNQWVNVTSDDLFAGKTVIVFSLPGAFTPTCSSTHVPGYNQLAKVFKDNGVDEIICISVNDTFVMNEWAKDQQAQNITFIPDGNGEFTEGMGMLVDKTDLGFGKRSWRYSMLVKDSVVDKMFIEPDEPGDPFKVSDAETMLRYINPEAVKPQLVSLFTRAGCPYCARAKEMLSDRSIDYEEIVLGKDVTPRTLQAVTGASTVPQVFVNGKLVGGSEALEAYLTAAG encoded by the coding sequence ATGTTTTCTAATCGAGAGGGACAAAGAGTTCCCAATATTACCTTTCGCCTGCGTCAGGACAATCAGTGGGTGAACGTGACAAGTGATGATCTATTCGCAGGTAAAACCGTAATAGTCTTTTCTCTGCCGGGAGCGTTTACTCCCACTTGCTCATCAACTCATGTTCCTGGCTATAACCAGTTGGCAAAAGTTTTTAAAGACAATGGCGTAGACGAAATCATCTGTATCTCTGTTAATGATACCTTTGTGATGAATGAATGGGCGAAAGACCAACAAGCACAAAACATAACTTTTATACCCGATGGTAATGGTGAATTTACAGAAGGCATGGGAATGCTTGTGGATAAAACCGACCTAGGGTTTGGCAAACGCTCTTGGCGCTATTCCATGTTGGTAAAAGATAGCGTGGTTGATAAGATGTTCATTGAGCCTGACGAACCAGGCGACCCCTTTAAGGTATCTGATGCAGAAACAATGCTGAGATACATCAACCCTGAAGCAGTGAAGCCTCAATTAGTTTCTCTGTTTACGAGAGCAGGTTGTCCTTACTGTGCGCGTGCTAAAGAAATGTTAAGCGATCGCAGCATTGATTACGAAGAAATTGTATTGGGCAAAGATGTGACACCTCGCACCTTACAAGCTGTCACAGGTGCATCAACTGTTCCCCAAGTGTTTGTTAATGGCAAACTCGTTGGTGGTTCTGAAGCATTAGAAGCTTATTTGACTGCTGCTGGTTAA
- a CDS encoding selenium-binding family protein → MTLACCGPGYASPEAATKAEREKVLYTIALYTGTGIEEPDYLATVDVDPNSPTYSQVIHRLPMPYVGDELHHFGWNACSSCHDDASKSRRFLVIPGQRSSRIHIVDTADVKAPKLHKVIEPEEIKEKTNLTAPHTVHCLADNHVMISMLGDSEGNGPGGFLLLDENFDIARRWERKAEGMRFNYDFWYQPRHNVMVSSEWGAPKTYYPGFDLNDVAAGNYGCQLHFWDWSKHEIIQSFDLGEEGLIPLEVRFHHNPDSTHGFVGTALSSNVWHWYKSNGHWQVEKVIDVPSVEVEGWQIPVPSLITDILISMDDRYVYFSNWLHGDIRQYDISDPSHPKLKGQVWCGGLLGKSDHVRGKKLAGGPQMLQLSLDGKRLYVTNSLFSTWDNQFYPDLSKTGSYLLQIDCDTENGGMKINENFFVDFGKEPAGPSRAHEIRYPGGDCTSDIWI, encoded by the coding sequence ATGACTCTTGCTTGCTGCGGTCCCGGCTATGCTTCCCCAGAAGCAGCAACGAAAGCAGAACGTGAAAAGGTACTGTATACAATTGCACTCTATACGGGTACGGGTATAGAGGAGCCAGATTATCTTGCAACCGTGGATGTTGATCCCAACTCCCCGACATACTCCCAAGTCATTCACCGCCTACCAATGCCGTATGTTGGCGATGAACTGCATCATTTTGGCTGGAATGCTTGCAGTTCTTGTCACGACGATGCTAGTAAATCTCGGCGTTTTCTGGTGATTCCCGGTCAACGTTCCAGCAGAATTCACATTGTAGATACAGCGGATGTCAAAGCCCCGAAACTTCACAAAGTCATTGAACCTGAAGAAATCAAGGAAAAAACCAATCTAACAGCCCCCCATACCGTACACTGCCTAGCTGATAATCATGTCATGATTTCCATGCTGGGTGACAGCGAGGGGAATGGGCCAGGTGGCTTTTTGTTACTGGATGAGAATTTTGACATTGCTAGACGTTGGGAACGCAAAGCCGAAGGTATGCGCTTTAACTATGACTTTTGGTATCAGCCGCGTCATAACGTTATGGTAAGTAGTGAGTGGGGCGCACCCAAAACCTACTATCCCGGCTTTGACCTCAACGATGTGGCGGCTGGAAATTACGGTTGCCAACTCCATTTTTGGGATTGGTCGAAACACGAAATTATCCAAAGTTTTGATTTAGGTGAAGAAGGACTCATCCCCTTAGAAGTGCGCTTCCACCATAACCCCGACAGCACTCACGGGTTTGTTGGTACTGCACTTAGCAGTAATGTTTGGCATTGGTACAAGTCCAACGGTCATTGGCAAGTAGAGAAAGTGATTGATGTGCCATCAGTCGAGGTGGAAGGCTGGCAGATCCCCGTACCATCCTTAATTACCGATATCCTGATTTCAATGGACGATCGCTACGTCTATTTCTCCAACTGGCTGCACGGAGATATCCGCCAATACGATATCAGCGACCCCTCCCATCCTAAACTCAAAGGTCAAGTTTGGTGCGGTGGCTTGTTGGGCAAGAGTGATCATGTACGAGGCAAAAAGTTAGCTGGTGGACCGCAAATGCTGCAACTGAGTCTCGATGGCAAGCGGCTTTATGTCACTAATTCTCTGTTTAGCACTTGGGACAATCAATTTTACCCTGACTTATCCAAGACTGGCTCATATCTGTTGCAGATTGACTGCGACACTGAAAACGGGGGCATGAAAATTAACGAGAATTTCTTCGTTGACTTTGGCAAAGAACCTGCTGGTCCATCTCGCGCTCATGAGATACGCTATCCTGGTGGCGATTGCACCTCTGATATTTGGATATAA
- a CDS encoding gamma-glutamylcyclotransferase has translation MSNSYGHIHHTWVQTLNPANPDLRLQQVQEKELKFYYFAYGSCMCPVDLKRSLGEKTHPYVIGPATLKGYRLGFYRYSPTRNCGVLDVVKDPKGSVKGVLYLLPWRLSEHLDKREDVPQGGYCHEFVEVHTQGQVYKNVRTYVVVNKLLEEAAPNDWYFNVVLRGAITCGLPEEYCWNLFNHMYQLQQQYQQHRMHWLSH, from the coding sequence ATGAGCAATTCTTACGGGCACATTCACCATACTTGGGTACAAACTCTTAATCCTGCAAATCCAGATTTGAGGCTGCAACAGGTACAAGAGAAAGAGCTGAAGTTTTACTATTTTGCTTATGGCTCATGTATGTGTCCTGTTGATTTGAAACGCTCTCTTGGTGAGAAGACTCACCCCTATGTCATTGGTCCTGCAACACTCAAAGGTTATCGGCTAGGATTTTATCGTTATTCACCGACTCGCAATTGTGGTGTTTTGGATGTGGTGAAAGACCCCAAAGGTAGCGTGAAAGGAGTACTATACCTGCTACCTTGGCGATTAAGCGAACATCTAGATAAACGCGAAGATGTCCCACAAGGCGGTTATTGCCATGAATTTGTCGAAGTTCACACTCAAGGACAGGTTTATAAAAATGTTCGTACATACGTCGTGGTGAACAAGCTTTTAGAGGAAGCTGCGCCCAACGACTGGTACTTTAACGTTGTCCTACGTGGTGCTATCACCTGCGGATTGCCAGAGGAGTATTGCTGGAATTTGTTTAACCATATGTACCAATTGCAACAGCAATATCAACAACACAGGATGCATTGGCTAAGTCATTAG
- a CDS encoding transposase — MTQGKLLEFLEDIGISMSAGHLSNLLIKNHPCFESEKSEIYEAGLASSPWQQFDQTGARVAGVNYTTNVVCNPLYTVYFTTPNKDRLTVLKGLQNGRELEFLLNQLTFSLLEAFQLPTKWKNSLKLLPQETVFSCTDFNTLLDTYLPKLGSVQRTRVLEAAAIAFYHQQRDWPVVQALVCDDAPQFKLLTDDLALCWVDEGRHYKKLSPLVAYHQQALDKFLDDFWDYYRELLTYRDFPSAEVARELKSKFWKLFDTKSGYEQLDERKRLTVAKASELLLVLEHPELPLHNNPAELAARTMVQRRNVSYATQTTEGTQAWDTFMSLVATTRKLEISFFEYMRDRISQIRAIPSLAQVIREKSSLIPLGWSWQLESLPTPNY, encoded by the coding sequence ATGACCCAAGGCAAACTGTTAGAGTTTTTAGAGGATATTGGCATCTCCATGTCAGCAGGGCATTTGTCCAACCTGTTGATCAAAAACCACCCTTGTTTTGAAAGCGAGAAAAGTGAAATCTATGAAGCTGGGCTAGCTAGCAGTCCCTGGCAGCAGTTTGACCAGACTGGTGCCCGTGTTGCTGGAGTCAACTATACCACCAATGTAGTGTGTAACCCTTTGTATACGGTCTACTTTACAACTCCCAACAAAGACAGATTAACTGTACTGAAGGGATTACAAAACGGACGAGAACTAGAGTTTCTTCTTAACCAACTCACCTTCTCACTCCTGGAGGCTTTCCAACTACCGACTAAATGGAAGAATTCTCTAAAACTCTTGCCTCAAGAAACTGTATTTAGCTGCACAGACTTTAATACACTACTTGATACATATCTACCCAAATTAGGCTCTGTCCAACGTACTCGTGTTTTAGAAGCAGCCGCAATCGCCTTTTATCATCAGCAAAGAGATTGGCCAGTGGTGCAAGCTCTCGTATGTGATGATGCTCCTCAGTTCAAGTTACTCACTGATGATTTGGCTTTATGCTGGGTAGATGAGGGACGACATTATAAGAAGTTAAGTCCACTGGTTGCTTATCATCAACAAGCCCTTGATAAATTCTTGGATGATTTCTGGGATTATTACCGAGAATTACTCACTTACAGAGATTTTCCCAGTGCAGAAGTCGCACGAGAACTAAAGTCTAAATTCTGGAAACTTTTTGATACAAAAAGTGGTTACGAACAGTTGGATGAACGAAAACGATTAACTGTTGCCAAAGCTTCAGAACTGCTTCTAGTTTTAGAGCATCCGGAATTACCCCTGCATAATAATCCTGCTGAATTAGCTGCTAGGACTATGGTGCAGCGACGTAATGTTAGCTATGCAACTCAGACAACTGAGGGAACTCAAGCTTGGGATACTTTTATGTCTCTTGTGGCTACTACTCGCAAGTTAGAAATCAGCTTTTTTGAGTATATGCGTGACCGTATTTCTCAAATTCGAGCAATCCCCTCTCTTGCCCAAGTTATTCGCGAGAAATCTTCTCTCATTCCATTGGGCTGGTCGTGGCAGCTTGAATCACTGCCTACCCCAAATTATTGA